The following are from one region of the Mesorhizobium sp. B2-8-5 genome:
- the hrpB gene encoding ATP-dependent helicase HrpB, giving the protein MTTKSLPELPVTAVLPALGEALSQRSSAVLVAPPGAGKTTLVPLALLDAPWLGKGRIVLLEPRRLAARAAARRMAELLGEEPGGTVGYAMRMENRTSARTKILVVTEGVLSRMILDDPELPGVSAVIFDEFHERSLDGDFGLALALDVQGALRPDLRLLVMSATLDGARVARLLAQAPVIESEGRAYPVEVRYDERPAGLAIEDAMAKAVRAALAGEQGSVLAFLPGQREIERTAERLQGNVAADTDIVPLYGQLDNRAQDQAIRPAPAGRRKVVLATSIAETSITIDGVRVVIDSGLSRLPRYEPASGLTRLETVRVSKASADQRAGRAGRTQAGVAVRLWRAEQTASLPAFTPPEILEADLSGLLLDCAAFGVADPSSLSFLDPPPAPALSEARVLLKALHAIDDASRLTKAGAAMRKLALPVRLAHMVAEAVRGGHAQEAATLAVLLTERGLGGDSADLERRLIRFRGEKSPRANAARQLAERLARQAGGGQGGEAVSAGSLLIHAWPDRVARARGERGRFVLANGSGAMVEAADPLANETWLVVADLQGKAQNARITAAAPVGETDIRAALADRIETKRETTFDRERRAVRVRETARLGAITLSERMLPAPSGADADQAILDALREHGLSLLDWGKDAETTRQRLGWLHRGLGAPWPDVSDEALVEGLDDWLLPFLAGDASFAAIKPATLSSALMALVPHDLQRKVDALAPTHFDAPSGSHVPIRYDGEWPVLAVRVQELFGLDRHPAIAGGTVPLTLELLSPAHRPIQTTRDLPGFWRGSWADVRADMRGRYPKHVWPENPLLAPATSRAKPRGT; this is encoded by the coding sequence ATGACGACGAAATCCCTGCCGGAGCTTCCGGTCACTGCCGTGCTGCCGGCGCTCGGCGAAGCGCTCTCGCAGCGCAGCAGCGCCGTGCTGGTGGCGCCGCCCGGCGCCGGCAAGACGACGCTGGTGCCGCTGGCGCTGCTCGACGCGCCCTGGCTGGGCAAAGGCCGGATCGTGCTGCTCGAACCGCGCCGGCTGGCCGCTCGCGCCGCTGCCCGCCGCATGGCCGAGCTGCTCGGCGAGGAACCCGGCGGCACAGTCGGCTATGCCATGCGCATGGAGAACCGCACGTCGGCGCGGACAAAAATCCTGGTCGTCACCGAAGGCGTGCTCTCCCGCATGATTCTCGACGACCCGGAACTGCCCGGGGTTTCCGCGGTAATCTTCGACGAATTCCATGAGCGCTCGCTCGACGGCGATTTCGGCCTGGCGCTGGCGCTCGACGTGCAGGGCGCGCTGCGGCCTGACCTGCGTCTGCTGGTCATGTCGGCGACGCTCGACGGCGCCCGCGTCGCGAGGCTTCTGGCGCAGGCACCGGTGATCGAAAGCGAGGGCCGCGCTTATCCGGTCGAGGTTCGCTACGACGAACGGCCGGCCGGCCTGGCGATCGAGGACGCCATGGCCAAGGCCGTGCGCGCAGCCCTGGCCGGCGAGCAGGGCAGCGTGCTCGCCTTCCTGCCCGGACAGCGCGAGATCGAGCGCACCGCCGAGCGGCTTCAGGGCAATGTCGCCGCCGACACCGACATCGTTCCGCTCTACGGCCAGCTCGACAACCGGGCGCAGGATCAGGCGATCAGACCGGCGCCGGCCGGCCGCCGCAAGGTGGTGCTGGCGACCTCGATCGCCGAGACCTCGATCACCATCGACGGCGTCCGTGTCGTCATCGATTCCGGCCTGTCGCGCCTGCCGCGCTACGAGCCGGCGAGCGGCCTGACCAGGCTTGAGACGGTGCGCGTCAGCAAGGCGTCGGCCGACCAGCGCGCCGGCCGCGCCGGCCGCACTCAAGCCGGCGTGGCGGTTCGCCTGTGGCGGGCCGAGCAGACCGCGTCGCTTCCCGCCTTCACGCCGCCGGAAATCCTCGAGGCCGATCTGTCCGGACTGCTGCTTGACTGCGCCGCCTTCGGCGTCGCCGATCCGTCCAGCCTTTCGTTCCTCGATCCGCCGCCGGCCCCGGCGCTCAGCGAGGCGAGGGTGCTGCTGAAGGCGCTTCATGCCATCGACGATGCCAGCCGGCTGACGAAGGCGGGTGCTGCCATGCGCAAGCTGGCATTGCCGGTGCGGTTGGCGCATATGGTGGCAGAAGCGGTGAGAGGCGGTCATGCGCAGGAAGCGGCGACACTTGCCGTATTGCTGACCGAGCGCGGATTGGGCGGCGACAGCGCCGATCTCGAACGCCGCCTGATCCGCTTTCGCGGCGAGAAATCGCCGCGCGCCAACGCCGCCAGGCAGCTCGCCGAGCGTTTGGCCAGACAGGCTGGCGGCGGGCAGGGTGGCGAGGCGGTCTCCGCCGGCTCGCTCCTCATCCATGCCTGGCCGGATCGGGTGGCGAGGGCGCGCGGCGAGCGCGGCCGCTTCGTGCTCGCCAACGGCTCGGGCGCCATGGTCGAAGCAGCCGATCCGCTCGCCAATGAGACCTGGCTGGTGGTCGCCGACCTGCAGGGCAAGGCGCAGAACGCCCGCATCACCGCCGCTGCGCCGGTCGGCGAAACCGATATCCGCGCCGCTCTTGCCGATCGCATCGAGACGAAGCGCGAGACGACCTTCGACCGCGAGCGCCGCGCCGTGCGGGTGCGCGAAACCGCGCGGCTCGGCGCCATCACCTTGTCCGAGCGTATGCTGCCGGCGCCGTCGGGCGCCGATGCCGATCAGGCTATCCTCGACGCCTTACGGGAGCACGGCCTGTCGCTGCTCGATTGGGGCAAGGATGCCGAGACGACGCGGCAGCGGCTCGGCTGGCTGCATCGCGGCCTGGGAGCGCCCTGGCCCGACGTTTCGGATGAAGCGCTGGTCGAGGGCCTCGACGACTGGCTCTTGCCGTTTCTCGCCGGCGACGCCTCTTTCGCGGCCATCAAGCCGGCGACTTTGTCGTCGGCACTCATGGCCTTGGTCCCGCACGACCTGCAGCGCAAGGTCGACGCGCTGGCGCCGACCCATTTCGACGCGCCGTCGGGTAGTCACGTGCCGATCCGCTACGACGGCGAATGGCCGGTGCTTGCGGTCCGCGTGCAGGAGCTGTTCGGCCTCGACCGTCATCCGGCGATCGCGGGCGGCACCGTGCCGCTGACGCTGGAGCTTCTCTCGCCGGCGCACCGCCCCATCCAGACGACGCGCGACCTCCCCGGCTTCTGGCGCGGTTCCTGGGCGGATGTGCGCGCCGATATGCGCGGTCGCTATCCAAAGCATGTCTGGCCGGAAAACCCGCTGCTGGCCCCCGCCACCAGCCGCGCTAAGCCGCGCGGAACGTAG
- a CDS encoding DMT family transporter: MPNGILLALIAYASYSFSDGVIKSLGGQFTVFEIGFFSTLFAGCFLFFTKPNDERWRDFWRTKRPWAVQARALAGIASGVLSVYSFTTIPLAEVYALIFLAPLLVTILSTVILKEKVGPWRWLAVVAGFFGVMLVVRPGFRELHLGHLAAFANAFLAATSVILMRSLAKQEKRTTILGALVGYGLVFNGVGAAATSFSLPNLGQLVWLMLAGVFTAGGQLLQLLAVKYAPANRIAPTHYSQIVWAVILGALFFQEYPDWLSLVGLAVVGASGLLTMVREEVRLGTVRWNPFSRTRL; this comes from the coding sequence ATGCCGAACGGAATCCTGCTCGCCCTGATCGCCTATGCAAGCTATTCGTTCAGCGACGGGGTCATCAAGAGCCTGGGCGGGCAGTTCACCGTCTTCGAGATCGGCTTCTTCTCGACCTTGTTTGCCGGCTGCTTTCTGTTCTTCACCAAGCCCAATGACGAACGCTGGCGCGATTTCTGGCGCACCAAAAGGCCATGGGCGGTGCAGGCGCGCGCCTTGGCGGGCATCGCGTCGGGTGTGCTCAGCGTTTATTCCTTCACCACCATTCCGCTGGCGGAAGTCTACGCGCTGATCTTCCTGGCGCCGCTGCTGGTCACCATCCTGTCGACGGTCATCCTGAAGGAAAAGGTCGGTCCCTGGCGGTGGCTGGCCGTGGTCGCCGGCTTCTTCGGCGTCATGCTGGTGGTGCGGCCGGGCTTTCGCGAATTGCATCTCGGCCATCTCGCCGCCTTCGCCAACGCCTTCCTCGCCGCCACCAGCGTCATCCTGATGCGCTCGCTCGCCAAGCAGGAAAAGCGCACGACGATTCTCGGCGCCCTGGTCGGCTATGGCCTTGTCTTCAACGGCGTCGGCGCGGCCGCGACGTCGTTCTCGCTCCCCAATCTCGGGCAATTGGTTTGGCTGATGCTGGCCGGTGTCTTCACCGCCGGCGGACAGCTGCTGCAGCTGCTTGCGGTCAAATACGCGCCCGCGAACCGCATCGCGCCGACGCATTACTCGCAGATCGTCTGGGCGGTCATCCTCGGCGCGCTGTTCTTCCAGGAATATCCCGACTGGCTGTCATTGGTCGGCCTGGCGGTGGTCGGCGCCTCCGGCCTTCTGACGATGGTGCGCGAAGAGGTGAGGCTCGGCACCGTGCGCTGGAACCCGTTTTCGCGCACCAGGCTTTGA
- a CDS encoding PIG-L deacetylase family protein, with protein sequence MKILALGAHPDDIEIFMFGTLAAYAAQGAELTFAIATDGAKGGKGDPKTLARLRREEAAKAAGLLGVEPRFLNFPDGALIADAALISVLKALIGEVKPDLAITHAPYDYHGDHRALSDGVRIAASFAVPVLHADTLGGTGFSPTHYVETSHHWEIKAKAIRAHHSQGPEHYVHRARLQNEFRAGQCNGAAGALAEGFRFEPTFPFADIRALLPPAPPIRPVTANPGPADRAG encoded by the coding sequence GTGAAGATATTGGCGCTGGGGGCACATCCCGACGACATCGAGATATTCATGTTCGGTACGCTGGCCGCCTATGCGGCGCAAGGCGCAGAGCTGACTTTTGCGATAGCCACCGATGGTGCCAAGGGCGGCAAGGGCGACCCGAAGACGCTTGCCCGCCTGCGGCGCGAGGAGGCGGCCAAGGCGGCGGGGCTGCTCGGCGTCGAGCCGCGTTTCCTCAACTTTCCCGACGGCGCGCTCATTGCCGATGCAGCGTTGATTTCGGTGCTGAAGGCGCTGATCGGCGAGGTGAAACCCGACCTCGCTATCACCCATGCGCCCTACGACTACCACGGCGACCATCGCGCCCTGTCCGATGGCGTGCGCATAGCCGCATCCTTCGCCGTCCCTGTGCTGCATGCCGATACGCTCGGTGGCACCGGTTTTTCGCCGACGCATTATGTCGAGACCTCGCATCACTGGGAGATCAAGGCGAAAGCGATCCGCGCGCATCACTCGCAGGGTCCAGAGCATTATGTGCACAGGGCACGCCTCCAGAACGAGTTTCGCGCCGGGCAATGCAACGGCGCCGCCGGCGCGCTGGCCGAGGGCTTCCGCTTCGAGCCGACCTTCCCCTTCGCGGATATACGCGCGCTCCTGCCGCCGGCGCCGCCGATCCGGCCGGTGACGGCAAACCCAGGCCCCGCCGACCGGGCCGGCTGA
- a CDS encoding ABC transporter substrate-binding protein, translating into MKSTLKLALGLASAISASTAVSNVAHAEDLTLCWAAWDPANALVELSKDFTKETGIGMKFEFVPWTNYADRFLNELNSHGKLCDLIIGDSQWIGGAAENGHYVKLNDFFDKEKISMDDFVPATVVGYSEWPKNTPNYWALPAMGDVVGWTYRKDWFSKPELQKEFKEKYGWDLAPPTTFDQLKQIAEFFQKRQIDGKTVYGASIYTERGSEGITMGAMDVLYSYGFQYENPKKPYEMEGFVNSEKSVKGLEFYKSLYDCCTPPGASNSYMGEGVDAFKSGQVAMHMNFAFTWPGLQKDENVGGDKIGYFVNPKGPDGDQFAQLGGQGISVVSYSDKQESALKYIKWFANKDVQAKWWSLGGYSCLNSVVKDPKFPSSQPYAQAFLDSMAIVKDFWAEPSYAPLLQASQKRFHDYVVAGQGSPKDALDGLVKDWTQVFQDDGKM; encoded by the coding sequence ATGAAATCGACCTTGAAACTGGCGTTGGGACTGGCCTCGGCGATCTCTGCGTCGACAGCCGTCTCGAACGTCGCGCATGCGGAAGACTTGACGCTGTGCTGGGCGGCCTGGGATCCGGCCAACGCGCTCGTGGAACTGTCCAAGGACTTCACCAAGGAAACCGGCATCGGCATGAAGTTCGAGTTCGTGCCGTGGACCAATTACGCCGACCGCTTCCTCAACGAGCTCAACTCGCATGGCAAGCTCTGCGACCTGATCATCGGCGACAGCCAGTGGATCGGCGGCGCCGCCGAGAACGGCCATTACGTCAAGCTGAACGACTTCTTCGACAAGGAGAAGATCAGCATGGACGATTTCGTGCCGGCAACCGTGGTCGGCTATTCCGAATGGCCGAAGAACACGCCGAACTACTGGGCGCTGCCGGCCATGGGCGACGTCGTCGGCTGGACCTATCGCAAGGACTGGTTCTCCAAGCCCGAGCTGCAGAAGGAATTCAAGGAAAAGTATGGCTGGGACCTCGCCCCGCCGACCACCTTCGACCAGCTGAAGCAGATCGCCGAATTCTTCCAGAAGCGGCAGATCGACGGCAAGACGGTCTATGGCGCCTCGATCTACACCGAGCGCGGCTCGGAAGGCATCACCATGGGCGCCATGGACGTGCTCTACAGCTATGGCTTCCAGTATGAGAACCCGAAGAAGCCCTACGAGATGGAAGGCTTCGTCAACTCCGAGAAATCGGTGAAGGGGCTGGAATTCTACAAGTCGCTCTATGATTGCTGCACGCCGCCCGGCGCCTCCAACAGCTACATGGGCGAAGGCGTCGACGCCTTCAAATCCGGCCAGGTGGCGATGCATATGAACTTCGCCTTCACCTGGCCCGGCCTGCAGAAGGACGAGAATGTCGGCGGCGACAAGATCGGCTATTTCGTCAATCCGAAGGGTCCCGACGGCGACCAGTTCGCGCAGCTCGGCGGCCAGGGTATCTCGGTGGTTTCCTACTCCGACAAGCAGGAATCGGCGCTGAAATACATCAAGTGGTTCGCCAACAAGGACGTGCAGGCCAAGTGGTGGTCGCTCGGCGGCTATTCCTGCCTGAACTCGGTGGTCAAGGACCCGAAATTCCCGTCCAGCCAGCCCTATGCGCAGGCCTTCCTCGACTCGATGGCGATCGTGAAGGACTTCTGGGCCGAACCCAGCTACGCGCCGCTGCTGCAGGCCTCGCAGAAGCGCTTCCATGACTATGTCGTGGCCGGCCAGGGCTCGCCCAAGGACGCGCTGGACGGTCTGGTCAAGGACTGGACGCAGGTGTTCCAGGACGACGGCAAGATGTAA
- a CDS encoding carbohydrate ABC transporter permease translates to MLNRTADNVARATPEPLAKKIRGISDKGLAWLFISPTILLLLAINIFPLFWAIYLSFTNYRANRPNEVVKNLGLSNYQRILGDQDIWIAMQTTAHFVFWTILLQTVIGFTLAWLIDRKFRGHAFWTTIILVPMMLSPAVVGNFWRFLYEPQIGLFSYVISFVTGIPPTNVQMLSNVELAPWAIIIVDTWMWTPYVMLICLAGLRSIPEYIYEAAEVDRASNWRQFWSITLPMALPFIMLAVLFRGIENFKMFDMVNLLTGGGPGSTTEVASITLKRQAFESWRTGYSSAFAIILFVAVFGLANIYVKALNKVKQR, encoded by the coding sequence ATGCTCAATCGGACTGCGGACAACGTTGCCCGGGCGACGCCGGAGCCGTTGGCCAAGAAGATCCGGGGCATCAGCGACAAGGGCCTCGCCTGGCTGTTCATCTCGCCGACGATCCTTTTGCTGTTGGCCATCAACATCTTCCCGCTGTTCTGGGCGATCTATCTCTCCTTCACCAATTACCGCGCCAACCGGCCCAACGAGGTTGTGAAGAATTTGGGGCTGTCGAATTACCAGCGCATCCTTGGCGACCAGGACATCTGGATCGCCATGCAGACGACGGCGCATTTCGTGTTCTGGACGATCCTCCTGCAGACCGTCATCGGCTTCACGCTGGCCTGGCTGATCGACCGCAAGTTCCGCGGCCACGCCTTCTGGACCACCATCATCCTGGTGCCGATGATGTTGTCGCCGGCTGTGGTCGGCAATTTCTGGCGCTTCCTCTACGAGCCGCAGATCGGGCTGTTTTCCTATGTCATCTCCTTCGTCACCGGTATTCCGCCGACGAATGTCCAGATGCTGTCCAATGTCGAACTGGCGCCATGGGCAATCATCATCGTCGACACCTGGATGTGGACGCCTTACGTCATGCTGATCTGCCTCGCCGGCCTGCGCTCGATTCCCGAATACATCTACGAGGCGGCCGAGGTCGACCGCGCCTCCAACTGGCGGCAATTCTGGTCGATCACGCTGCCGATGGCGCTGCCCTTCATCATGCTGGCCGTGCTGTTCCGCGGCATCGAGAACTTCAAGATGTTCGACATGGTCAACCTGCTGACCGGCGGCGGACCCGGCTCGACCACCGAGGTCGCCTCGATCACGCTGAAGCGGCAGGCCTTCGAGAGCTGGCGCACCGGCTATTCCTCGGCCTTCGCCATCATCCTGTTTGTCGCGGTGTTCGGCCTCGCCAACATCTACGTCAAGGCGCTCAACAAGGTGAAGCAGAGATGA
- a CDS encoding carbohydrate ABC transporter permease: MSLTTAHSVVAPSSNAKLIAGTIIIAYALISIVPLLWIFATSFKTPPDSIAYPPKIVFQPSIEGYCNLFTTRTRQTPEYINSLGPATGFCDETVRKRNMVIAGPSNFLPRFVNSLIIAFGSTFCAVFLGTLSAYGFSRFKVPLADDLLFFILSTRFMPPIAVAIPIYLMYRELGLSDTALGMILLYTAVNVSLAVWLLKGFIDEIPREYEEAAMIDGYTRLQAFWRTVLPQATTGIAATAIFCLIFAWNEYAFAALLTSGTAQTAPPFIPTIIGEGGQDWPAVAAGTTIFLVPILVFTILLRKQLLRGITFGAVRK; the protein is encoded by the coding sequence ATGAGCCTGACCACCGCCCATTCCGTCGTAGCACCCTCGTCGAACGCGAAGCTGATCGCCGGCACGATCATCATAGCCTATGCGCTGATCTCGATCGTGCCGCTGTTGTGGATCTTCGCCACCAGCTTCAAGACGCCGCCGGATTCGATCGCCTACCCGCCGAAGATCGTCTTCCAGCCGAGCATCGAGGGCTATTGCAACCTGTTCACCACCCGCACCCGGCAGACGCCGGAATACATCAACTCGCTCGGGCCGGCGACCGGCTTCTGCGACGAGACCGTGCGCAAGCGCAACATGGTGATCGCCGGGCCGTCGAACTTCCTGCCGCGCTTCGTCAACTCGCTGATCATCGCCTTCGGCTCGACCTTCTGCGCGGTGTTCCTCGGCACGCTCTCGGCCTATGGCTTCTCACGCTTCAAGGTGCCTCTAGCCGACGACCTTCTGTTCTTCATCCTGTCGACGCGCTTCATGCCTCCGATCGCGGTGGCGATCCCTATCTACTTGATGTATCGCGAACTCGGCCTCTCCGACACCGCGCTCGGCATGATCCTGCTCTACACCGCGGTCAACGTCTCTTTGGCGGTCTGGCTGCTCAAGGGCTTCATCGACGAGATCCCGCGCGAATACGAGGAGGCCGCGATGATCGACGGCTATACGCGGCTGCAAGCCTTCTGGCGCACCGTGCTGCCGCAGGCGACCACCGGCATCGCCGCGACCGCCATCTTCTGCCTGATCTTTGCCTGGAACGAATATGCATTCGCAGCGCTCTTGACCTCCGGCACGGCGCAGACAGCGCCGCCCTTCATCCCGACCATCATCGGCGAGGGTGGCCAGGACTGGCCGGCGGTGGCGGCAGGCACGACCATCTTCCTGGTGCCGATCCTCGTCTTCACCATCCTGCTCCGCAAGCAGCTCCTGCGCGGCATCACCTTCGGCGCGGTGCGCAAATGA
- a CDS encoding ABC transporter ATP-binding protein, protein MADIRVQNLRKAFGAFVAVQDSNFVVEDGEFFVMLGPSGCGKTTTLRMIAGLELPTGGKILLGGEDVTMRRARERDIAFVFQLFALYPHMNVRRNIGFPLLAQGMASAEIRSRVEETAKLLRIDHLLDKSVSGLAGGDRQRVALGRAIVRRPKCFLMDEPLGTLDTEFRDLMVHELRELHNRIHATTVYVTHDQMEAMSMADKIAVMNHGVIEQFGTPREIYDRPATMFVADFIGSPPMNFLKFGGGLARGAKEIVVQGAKVTVPEVREDIEPADMALGIRPEHIRFDDASKLRGAIYGTEYLGTTQIVAVETADGIIKARVPAGIHLSPGEQVGLALSSARLSLFEKGSGRAVRTAMHDQAVEARHG, encoded by the coding sequence ATGGCCGATATCCGTGTTCAGAACCTGAGGAAAGCCTTCGGCGCATTCGTCGCCGTGCAGGATTCCAATTTCGTCGTTGAGGACGGCGAGTTCTTCGTCATGCTCGGGCCGTCCGGCTGCGGCAAGACGACGACGCTGCGCATGATCGCCGGCCTCGAGCTGCCTACCGGCGGCAAGATCCTGCTCGGCGGCGAGGACGTCACCATGCGCCGGGCGCGCGAGCGCGACATCGCCTTCGTCTTCCAGCTCTTCGCGCTCTACCCGCATATGAACGTGCGCCGGAATATCGGCTTTCCGTTGCTGGCGCAGGGCATGGCGTCGGCCGAGATCCGCAGCCGCGTCGAGGAGACCGCCAAGCTGCTGCGTATCGACCATCTGCTGGACAAGTCGGTCTCCGGCCTGGCCGGCGGCGACCGCCAGCGCGTCGCGCTCGGCCGCGCCATCGTGCGGCGGCCGAAATGCTTCCTGATGGACGAGCCGCTCGGCACGCTCGATACCGAGTTCCGCGACCTGATGGTGCATGAGCTGCGCGAGCTGCACAACCGCATCCACGCCACGACCGTCTATGTCACGCACGACCAGATGGAAGCCATGTCCATGGCCGACAAGATCGCGGTGATGAATCACGGCGTCATCGAGCAGTTCGGCACGCCGCGCGAGATCTACGACCGGCCGGCAACCATGTTCGTCGCCGATTTCATCGGCTCGCCGCCGATGAATTTCCTGAAGTTCGGCGGCGGGCTTGCCAGGGGCGCGAAGGAGATCGTCGTGCAGGGCGCCAAGGTGACGGTGCCGGAAGTCCGCGAGGACATCGAACCCGCCGACATGGCGCTCGGCATCCGGCCCGAGCACATCCGCTTCGACGATGCCTCGAAGCTGCGCGGCGCCATCTACGGCACCGAATATCTCGGCACCACGCAGATCGTCGCGGTCGAGACGGCCGACGGCATCATCAAGGCGCGGGTGCCGGCCGGCATCCATCTCAGCCCCGGCGAACAGGTCGGACTGGCCTTGAGCAGCGCCCGGCTGTCGCTGTTCGAAAAGGGCTCCGGACGTGCGGTCAGGACCGCCATGCATGATCAGGCAGTGGAGGCGCGCCATGGCTGA
- a CDS encoding ABC transporter ATP-binding protein has translation MADVHIKGVTKSFGDTVAINDLDLAIKDGEFVVLLGPTGAGKTTTLRLVAGLERPDSGTIHIGGHDATALSPAERDTAFVFQQYSLYPHLSVFDNLAFPLRSPARRFPEEAVRRRVEEVARMVRIDHKLDNRSTKLSGGEMQRVAIGRALVRKPAIYLMDEPLSSLDAKLRADLRLELKRIQSELGATMLYVTHDQIEAMTMADRIGILADGVLVQIGTPRAIYSEPANLHVAARLGQPAINLLPAGLLPDGGAPTGTATIGARTEHLAIEKAMNGHADGVVDWVEHLGDQNHLHVTVGAKKLVTLTDPDTPLAKGDKVTIRYMAPLYFGSDGQRLM, from the coding sequence ATGGCTGATGTCCATATCAAGGGCGTGACCAAGAGTTTCGGCGACACCGTCGCGATCAACGATCTCGACCTTGCCATCAAGGACGGCGAATTCGTCGTGCTGCTCGGTCCGACCGGCGCCGGCAAGACGACGACGCTGAGGCTGGTCGCCGGGCTGGAGCGGCCGGACAGCGGCACGATCCATATCGGCGGCCATGACGCGACCGCGCTGTCGCCGGCCGAGCGCGACACCGCCTTCGTCTTCCAGCAATATTCGCTCTATCCGCATCTTTCGGTGTTCGACAACCTCGCCTTCCCGCTGCGCTCTCCGGCGCGGCGTTTTCCGGAGGAGGCGGTGCGGCGCCGCGTCGAGGAAGTGGCGCGCATGGTGCGCATCGACCACAAGCTCGACAACCGCTCGACGAAACTGTCGGGCGGCGAGATGCAACGCGTCGCCATCGGCCGCGCCCTGGTGCGCAAGCCGGCGATCTACCTGATGGACGAGCCGCTGTCCTCGCTTGACGCCAAGCTGCGCGCCGATCTCAGGCTCGAGTTGAAGCGCATCCAGTCCGAGCTCGGCGCCACCATGCTCTATGTCACGCACGACCAGATCGAGGCGATGACCATGGCCGACCGCATCGGCATCCTCGCCGACGGCGTGCTGGTGCAGATCGGCACGCCGCGCGCGATCTATTCGGAGCCGGCAAACCTTCATGTCGCGGCGCGCCTCGGCCAGCCGGCGATCAACCTCCTGCCGGCCGGACTGCTGCCCGACGGCGGCGCGCCGACCGGAACGGCGACGATCGGCGCCCGCACCGAGCATCTCGCGATCGAGAAGGCGATGAATGGCCATGCCGACGGCGTGGTCGACTGGGTCGAGCATCTCGGCGACCAGAACCACCTGCATGTGACCGTGGGAGCGAAGAAGCTGGTGACGCTGACCGATCCCGACACGCCGCTCGCAAAGGGGGACAAGGTGACGATCCGCTACATGGCGCCGCTCTATTTCGGCTCGGACGGGCAAAGATTGATGTAG